One Mycolicibacterium fortuitum subsp. fortuitum genomic window carries:
- a CDS encoding multidrug effflux MFS transporter, with amino-acid sequence MASSPDVDQTKSVAEHSRMPGRVRMILVLGALVALGPLTIDMYLPALPRIAEELSVSSSVSQLTLTGTLAGLALGQLIVGPLSDSLGRRRPLMAGIVLHMVASVLCVLAPDIAVLGVARGLQGMGAAAASVVAIAVVGDLFSGTVAATVMSRLMLVLGVAPVLAPSLGAAVLLHGSWHWVFVALVVVAGALLAMAALALPETLPVSHRRPLAVRGIVGTYIELLRDSRFVILVLVAALGMSGLFAYISAAPFVLQGHYGLDQQAFALVFAAGAIALIGSTQFNVVLLRRFSPQAITVAALSWSALAGVVFVVLTVAHVGGLSAFVVPVLAILAGMGLVLPNAPAVALSRHPDAAGTAAALLGAAQFGLGAAVAPAIGALGNGALALSWVMTGGMAIALAALLLVGRRNGAEEPSEYPGDTLEIVSEAVVEPA; translated from the coding sequence ATGGCATCATCGCCCGACGTGGACCAGACGAAATCGGTAGCTGAGCACAGTCGGATGCCGGGCCGGGTTCGGATGATTCTCGTCCTGGGTGCCCTGGTGGCGCTGGGTCCGCTGACCATCGACATGTATCTGCCGGCTCTGCCCCGGATCGCCGAGGAGCTGTCGGTTTCCTCCTCGGTGTCGCAGTTGACGCTCACCGGAACCCTGGCGGGTCTGGCGCTCGGGCAGCTGATCGTCGGCCCGCTGTCGGATTCGCTAGGACGCAGGCGCCCGTTGATGGCGGGCATCGTGCTGCACATGGTGGCCTCGGTGTTGTGCGTGCTGGCGCCCGACATCGCGGTTCTCGGGGTGGCACGCGGGCTGCAGGGCATGGGCGCGGCAGCAGCGTCGGTGGTGGCCATCGCCGTGGTGGGTGACCTGTTCAGCGGCACGGTGGCGGCCACCGTCATGTCGCGGCTGATGCTGGTGCTCGGCGTGGCGCCGGTGCTGGCCCCGTCGTTGGGTGCGGCCGTGCTGTTGCACGGGTCCTGGCACTGGGTGTTCGTCGCGCTCGTGGTGGTGGCCGGTGCCCTGTTGGCGATGGCCGCGCTCGCGTTGCCCGAGACGCTGCCCGTGTCGCACCGGCGGCCGCTGGCAGTGCGCGGCATCGTCGGCACCTACATCGAGTTGCTGCGCGACTCTCGGTTCGTGATCCTGGTGCTGGTGGCGGCGCTGGGCATGTCCGGCCTGTTCGCCTACATCTCGGCGGCGCCGTTCGTCCTGCAGGGCCACTACGGCCTGGATCAGCAGGCCTTCGCGCTGGTGTTCGCTGCGGGCGCGATCGCGCTGATCGGTTCCACGCAGTTCAACGTCGTTTTGCTGCGCCGGTTCTCACCGCAGGCCATCACGGTGGCAGCACTGAGTTGGTCGGCGTTGGCCGGGGTGGTGTTCGTCGTGCTGACCGTCGCCCACGTGGGCGGGCTGTCCGCGTTCGTGGTGCCGGTGCTGGCCATCTTGGCAGGGATGGGTCTGGTGCTTCCCAACGCTCCGGCGGTCGCGCTGTCGCGCCATCCCGACGCTGCCGGTACGGCGGCCGCCCTACTGGGTGCGGCCCAGTTCGGGTTGGGTGCGGCGGTAGCACCGGCGATCGGGGCCCTGGGCAATGGGGCGCTGGCGTTGTCGTGGGTGATGACGGGCGGTATGGCGATCGCCTTGGCGGCTCTGCTGCTGGTGGGTCGGCGTAACGGCGCTGAGGAGCCGAGCGAATACCCGGGCGACACGCTCGAGATCGTCTCCGAGGCGGTTGTCGAGCCGGCCTGA
- a CDS encoding multifunctional oxoglutarate decarboxylase/oxoglutarate dehydrogenase thiamine pyrophosphate-binding subunit/dihydrolipoyllysine-residue succinyltransferase subunit yields MSSSPSPFGQNEWLVEEMYRKFREDPSSVDPSWHEFLVDYSPEPTTDNTVANGQPAAPVAPPTPAPAPPAAPAAAPAQAAPAKAAPAKAAPAKPAPAKAAKSGPSPAEDDETQVLRGAAAAVVKNMNASLEVPTATSVRAIPAKLMIDNRVVINNHLKRTRGGKVSFTHLLGYAIVQAVKKFPNMNRYFAEVNGKPAAVTPAHTNLGLAIDLPGKDGNRSLVVAAIKRCETMHFGQFIAAYEDIVRRARDGKLTAEDFSGVTISLTNPGTIGTVHSVPRLMQGQGAIIGAGAMEYPAEFQGASEERIAELGIGKLITLTSTYDHRIIQGAESGDFLRTIHQLLLDDEFFDEIFRELGIPYEPVRWRTDNPDSIADKNARVIELIAAYRNRGHLMADIDPLRLDNTRFRSHPDLDVNTHGLTLWDLDREFKVDGFSGKQYMKLRDVLSVLRDAYCRHIGVEYTHILEPEQQKWLQERIEIKHDKPTVAEQKYILSKLNAAEAFETFLQTKYVGQKRFSLEGAETVIPMMDAAIDQAAEHGLAEVVIGMPHRGRLNVLANIVGKPYSQIFTEFEGNLNPSQAHGSGDVKYHLGASGNYIQMFGDNDIQVSLTANPSHLEAVDPVLEGLVRAKQDLLDASKDADVSGEYPVVPLMLHGDAAFAGQGVVAETLNLALLDGYTTGGTVHIVVNNQIGFTTAPTDSRSSEYCTDVAKMIGAPIFHVNGDDPEACAWVARLAVDFRQKFKKDVVIDMLCYRRRGHNEGDDPSMTQPYMYDVIDTKRGSRKAYTEALIGRGDISMKEAEDALRDYQGQLERVFNEVRELEKHAAEPSESVEADQQIPQRLATAVDKSLLARIGDAHLALPEGFTVHPRVKPVLEKRREMAYEGKIDWAFAELLALGTLISEGKLVRLSGQDTQRGTFTQRHAVIVDRKTGEEFTPLQLLATNTDGTPTGGKFLVYNSALSEYAAVGFEYGYSVGNPDAMVLWEAQFGDFVNGAQSIIDEFISSGEAKWGQLSDVVLLLPHGHEGQGPDHTSGRIERFLQLWAEGSMTIAVPSTPANYFHLLRRHGLDGIQRPLIVFTPKSMLRNKAAVSDIRDFTEQKFRSVLEESSYTDGEGDRSKVTRLLLCSGKIYYDLAARKAKDNRDDVAIVRLEQLAPLPRRRLAETLDRYPNVTEKFWVQEEPANQGAWPSLGLTLPEVLPEYFSPITRISRRAMSAPSSGSSKVHAVEQQEIIDLAFG; encoded by the coding sequence GTGAGCAGTTCACCTTCACCATTCGGGCAGAACGAGTGGTTGGTCGAGGAGATGTATCGCAAGTTCCGCGAGGATCCCTCTTCGGTGGATCCGAGTTGGCACGAATTTCTGGTCGACTACTCCCCTGAACCCACCACCGACAACACAGTCGCCAACGGTCAACCGGCGGCGCCGGTCGCACCGCCCACCCCCGCTCCGGCACCCCCTGCCGCCCCGGCCGCAGCCCCGGCGCAAGCCGCACCCGCCAAGGCAGCTCCGGCAAAGGCGGCTCCGGCCAAGCCTGCTCCGGCGAAGGCCGCCAAGTCAGGCCCGAGCCCTGCCGAAGACGACGAGACCCAGGTACTGCGCGGCGCCGCGGCAGCCGTGGTCAAGAACATGAACGCCTCGCTGGAGGTGCCCACCGCTACCAGCGTGCGGGCCATCCCGGCCAAGCTGATGATCGACAACCGCGTCGTCATCAACAACCACCTCAAGCGCACGCGGGGCGGCAAGGTCAGCTTCACCCACCTGCTCGGCTACGCGATCGTGCAGGCGGTCAAGAAGTTCCCGAACATGAACCGGTACTTCGCCGAGGTCAACGGCAAGCCCGCCGCGGTCACCCCGGCCCACACGAACCTGGGCCTGGCCATCGACCTGCCCGGCAAAGACGGCAACCGCTCACTGGTGGTCGCTGCCATCAAGCGTTGCGAGACAATGCATTTCGGCCAGTTCATCGCGGCCTACGAGGACATCGTGCGGCGGGCCCGCGACGGCAAGCTCACCGCCGAGGACTTCTCCGGCGTGACCATCTCGCTGACCAACCCCGGCACCATCGGCACCGTGCACTCGGTACCGCGCTTGATGCAGGGCCAGGGCGCGATCATCGGCGCCGGCGCCATGGAGTACCCGGCCGAGTTCCAGGGAGCCAGCGAGGAACGCATCGCCGAGCTGGGCATCGGCAAGCTGATCACCCTGACCTCCACCTACGACCATCGCATCATCCAGGGCGCCGAGTCCGGCGACTTCCTGCGCACCATCCACCAGCTGCTGCTCGACGACGAGTTCTTCGACGAGATCTTCCGCGAGCTGGGCATCCCCTACGAGCCCGTGCGGTGGCGCACCGACAACCCGGACTCCATCGCGGACAAGAACGCCCGGGTCATCGAACTGATCGCGGCCTACCGCAACCGCGGCCACCTGATGGCCGACATCGACCCGCTGCGCCTGGACAACACCCGCTTCCGTAGCCACCCTGATCTCGACGTCAACACGCATGGGCTGACGCTGTGGGACCTGGACCGCGAGTTCAAGGTCGACGGGTTCTCCGGCAAGCAGTACATGAAGCTGCGCGACGTGCTCTCGGTGCTGCGCGACGCATACTGCCGCCACATCGGCGTGGAGTACACGCACATCCTCGAGCCCGAGCAGCAGAAGTGGCTGCAGGAACGCATCGAGATCAAGCACGACAAGCCGACGGTGGCCGAGCAGAAGTACATCCTTTCCAAGCTCAATGCGGCCGAAGCGTTCGAAACCTTCCTGCAGACCAAATACGTTGGGCAAAAGCGGTTCTCGCTGGAAGGCGCCGAGACCGTCATCCCGATGATGGATGCCGCGATCGACCAGGCGGCCGAGCACGGGCTCGCCGAGGTGGTCATCGGCATGCCCCACCGCGGCCGGCTCAACGTGCTGGCCAACATCGTCGGCAAGCCGTACAGCCAGATCTTCACCGAGTTCGAGGGCAACCTGAACCCGTCACAGGCACACGGCTCCGGCGACGTGAAGTACCACCTCGGCGCATCCGGCAACTACATCCAGATGTTCGGCGACAACGACATTCAGGTGTCGCTTACCGCCAACCCGAGCCACCTCGAAGCGGTCGACCCGGTGCTCGAGGGCTTGGTGCGCGCCAAGCAGGATCTGCTCGACGCGAGCAAGGACGCCGACGTCTCCGGCGAGTACCCCGTCGTCCCGCTCATGCTTCACGGCGACGCGGCGTTCGCCGGCCAGGGCGTGGTCGCCGAGACGCTGAACCTCGCGCTGCTCGACGGTTACACGACCGGCGGCACCGTCCACATCGTGGTCAACAACCAGATCGGGTTCACCACTGCGCCAACGGATTCGCGCTCCAGCGAGTACTGCACCGACGTCGCCAAGATGATCGGCGCGCCGATCTTCCACGTCAACGGCGACGACCCGGAGGCCTGCGCCTGGGTGGCGCGGCTGGCAGTGGACTTCCGCCAGAAGTTCAAGAAGGACGTCGTCATCGACATGCTGTGCTACCGCCGTCGCGGGCACAACGAAGGCGACGACCCGTCGATGACCCAGCCGTACATGTACGACGTGATCGACACCAAGCGCGGCTCCCGCAAGGCCTACACCGAAGCCCTGATCGGCCGCGGTGACATCTCGATGAAAGAGGCCGAGGACGCCCTGCGTGACTACCAGGGTCAGCTGGAACGGGTGTTCAACGAAGTCCGCGAGCTGGAGAAGCACGCCGCCGAACCGAGTGAGTCGGTGGAGGCCGACCAGCAGATCCCGCAGCGGCTCGCGACCGCGGTCGACAAGTCCCTGCTGGCCCGTATCGGCGATGCCCACCTGGCGTTGCCAGAAGGCTTCACCGTGCACCCGCGCGTCAAGCCGGTGCTGGAGAAGCGCCGCGAGATGGCCTACGAGGGCAAGATCGACTGGGCCTTTGCCGAGTTGCTGGCCCTGGGAACGCTGATCTCCGAGGGCAAACTGGTCCGCCTGTCAGGTCAGGACACCCAGCGCGGCACCTTCACCCAGCGCCACGCCGTCATCGTCGACCGCAAGACCGGCGAGGAGTTCACTCCGCTGCAGCTGCTGGCGACCAACACCGACGGCACCCCCACCGGCGGCAAGTTCCTGGTGTACAACTCGGCACTGTCCGAGTACGCCGCGGTCGGCTTCGAGTACGGCTACTCGGTGGGCAACCCGGACGCCATGGTGCTGTGGGAAGCCCAGTTCGGCGACTTCGTCAACGGCGCCCAGTCGATCATCGACGAGTTCATCTCCTCCGGTGAGGCCAAGTGGGGCCAGCTCTCCGACGTCGTACTGCTGCTGCCGCACGGCCACGAAGGTCAAGGTCCCGACCACACCTCGGGCCGCATCGAACGCTTCCTGCAGCTGTGGGCCGAGGGTTCGATGACCATCGCGGTGCCGTCGACGCCGGCGAACTACTTCCACCTGCTGCGCCGCCACGGCCTGGACGGCATCCAGCGTCCGCTGATCGTCTTCACCCCGAAGTCGATGCTGCGCAACAAGGCCGCGGTCAGCGACATCCGCGACTTCACCGAGCAGAAGTTCCGCTCGGTGCTCGAGGAGTCGAGCTACACCGACGGTGAAGGCGACCGCAGCAAGGTCACCCGGCTCCTGCTGTGCAGCGGGAAGATCTACTACGACCTGGCTGCGCGCAAGGCCAAGGACAACCGCGACGACGTGGCAATCGTGCGCCTCGAACAGCTCGCTCCCCTTCCGCGGCGCCGGCTGGCCGAGACACTGGACCGCTACCCGAATGTCACCGAGAAGTTCTGGGTGCAGGAGGAGCCGGCCAACCAGGGTGCCTGGCCGTCACTCGGCCTCACCTTGCCCGAGGTGCTTCCGGAGTACTTCAGCCCGATCACCCGGATCTCGCGGCGCGCGATGTCGGCGCCGTCTTCGGGTTCGTCGAAGGTCCACGCCGTCGAGCAGCAGGAGATCATCGACCTGGCCTTCGGCTAG
- a CDS encoding MFS transporter, with amino-acid sequence MTIAAAPPTVPTAPPASQNPVRTAVLASVLGTTIEWYDFFLYATAASLVFNHTFFPDQSSFVGTMLAFATFAVGFVVRPIGGFVFGHIGDRIGRKRTLALTMLLMGAATALMGVLPTAAQIGVLAPVLLLVLRVVQGFALGGEWAGAVLLAVEHSPRRRRGLFGSIPQVGLALGLALGTGVFVLLQLWLSPEAFQTYGWRIAFLFSIVLVIFGVVVRFRVAETPAFEKLRDNDERSAVPVKEIFRPPALRSTVLGLLSRWGEGAAFNTWGVFTIAYATTTLHLGKVPVLIVVTVAALLMAVLLPVSGLLADRFSPKAVYASGIAAYAVVVFPAFALFNTGSIAAYAAGMLLAFGVIHAWFYGAQGTLYASLFPTRTRYTGLSTVYQLSGVYASGLTPMILTALIAAGGGSPWLACGYLVATAVISVVATLLLRPEH; translated from the coding sequence GTGACCATCGCAGCCGCCCCGCCGACCGTGCCCACGGCGCCGCCCGCCTCGCAAAACCCGGTGCGCACGGCGGTCCTGGCGAGCGTGCTCGGGACCACGATCGAGTGGTACGACTTCTTCCTGTACGCCACGGCCGCGAGCCTGGTGTTCAACCACACCTTCTTCCCCGACCAGAGTTCGTTCGTCGGCACGATGCTGGCGTTCGCCACCTTCGCCGTCGGATTCGTGGTCCGGCCCATCGGCGGTTTCGTGTTCGGCCACATCGGCGACCGGATCGGACGCAAGCGGACGCTGGCGCTGACCATGCTGCTGATGGGCGCGGCCACCGCTCTGATGGGTGTGTTGCCCACTGCCGCACAGATCGGTGTGCTCGCCCCGGTCCTGCTGCTGGTGTTGCGCGTGGTCCAGGGATTCGCCCTCGGCGGCGAGTGGGCCGGAGCGGTGCTGCTGGCCGTCGAGCACAGCCCGCGGCGTCGTCGCGGACTGTTCGGCAGCATCCCCCAGGTCGGGCTGGCACTCGGACTGGCGCTGGGTACCGGTGTGTTCGTGCTGCTGCAGCTGTGGTTGTCGCCCGAGGCTTTCCAAACCTACGGCTGGCGGATCGCGTTCCTGTTCAGCATCGTGCTGGTGATCTTCGGCGTGGTGGTGCGGTTTCGCGTCGCCGAGACGCCGGCGTTCGAGAAGCTGCGGGACAACGACGAGCGCTCGGCAGTGCCCGTGAAGGAGATCTTCCGTCCCCCGGCACTGCGCTCGACCGTGCTGGGCCTGCTGTCGCGTTGGGGCGAGGGCGCCGCGTTCAACACCTGGGGCGTGTTCACCATCGCGTATGCGACGACGACATTGCATCTGGGCAAGGTGCCGGTCCTGATCGTGGTCACCGTGGCGGCGCTGCTGATGGCGGTGTTGCTGCCGGTATCGGGGCTGCTCGCCGACCGGTTCAGCCCCAAGGCGGTCTACGCCTCGGGGATCGCCGCCTATGCCGTCGTGGTCTTCCCGGCGTTCGCGCTGTTCAACACCGGCAGCATCGCGGCCTACGCGGCGGGAATGTTGTTGGCGTTCGGCGTCATTCACGCCTGGTTCTACGGCGCGCAGGGCACGCTGTATGCCTCGCTGTTCCCCACCCGCACCCGTTACACGGGCCTGTCGACGGTGTATCAGCTGTCCGGCGTCTACGCGTCGGGCCTGACCCCGATGATCCTGACCGCCCTGATCGCGGCTGGGGGCGGCAGTCCCTGGCTGGCGTGCGGATACCTGGTGGCCACCGCGGTGATCAGCGTCGTCGCCACGCTGCTGCTACGGCCGGAGCACTAG
- the map gene encoding type I methionyl aminopeptidase → MIELKTADEIERMRVTGRFVAEVLTELAELADVGVNLLDLEYRAREMVKGRGAESCYWDYDPSFGRGPFRNVICLSVNDAVLHGLPHDYRLADGDVLTMDFAVSVDGWVADAARTVIVGTAAPADVRLVRATEEALEAGTAAARPGNRLGDISAAIGAVAAHYGYPVNVEFGGHGLGRTMHEDPHVPNRGRPGRGMKLRAGMTLALEPWFAAGTDRIIYDRDGWTIRSADGSRTAHTENTVAITDSGPQVLTRVGD, encoded by the coding sequence ATGATCGAGCTGAAGACCGCCGACGAGATCGAGCGCATGCGGGTCACCGGGCGCTTCGTGGCCGAGGTGCTCACGGAGTTGGCTGAGCTCGCCGACGTCGGGGTCAACTTGCTGGACCTCGAATACCGTGCGCGCGAAATGGTCAAGGGCCGCGGTGCTGAATCCTGCTACTGGGACTACGACCCGTCATTCGGCCGCGGACCGTTCCGCAACGTCATCTGCCTGTCTGTCAACGACGCCGTGCTGCACGGCCTTCCGCACGATTACCGGCTGGCCGACGGCGACGTGCTCACCATGGACTTCGCGGTCTCCGTCGACGGCTGGGTCGCCGACGCGGCTCGCACCGTGATCGTCGGGACCGCCGCGCCTGCCGACGTCCGGCTGGTACGGGCTACCGAGGAGGCACTGGAGGCCGGTACGGCCGCGGCACGGCCCGGCAATCGGCTCGGCGACATCTCGGCTGCCATCGGGGCCGTCGCTGCCCATTACGGCTATCCGGTGAACGTAGAGTTCGGCGGCCACGGGCTCGGCCGCACCATGCACGAGGACCCGCACGTGCCGAACCGGGGCAGGCCCGGCCGCGGCATGAAGCTGCGGGCCGGCATGACACTGGCGTTGGAACCGTGGTTCGCCGCGGGCACCGACCGCATCATCTACGACCGCGACGGCTGGACCATCCGCTCGGCCGACGGCTCCCGCACAGCCCACACCGAGAACACCGTGGCGATCACCGATTCGGGACCGCAGGTGCTCACCCGCGTCGGCGACTAG
- a CDS encoding helix-turn-helix domain-containing protein, with the protein MVRTPLTPAQIAAGRRLGETLRTARGDRSLDEVASQAGISPETLRKIETGRLPSPAFGTVVGLSAALGIPLQTLADVWRDAAAAEAAIRETAGTA; encoded by the coding sequence GTGGTCCGCACCCCGCTCACCCCCGCACAGATCGCCGCCGGCCGCCGGCTCGGCGAGACCCTGCGCACCGCCAGGGGCGACCGCTCACTCGACGAGGTGGCCTCGCAAGCCGGGATCTCCCCGGAAACCCTGCGCAAGATCGAGACGGGCCGGCTGCCCTCTCCCGCGTTCGGCACGGTCGTCGGACTGAGCGCCGCACTCGGCATCCCGCTGCAGACCTTGGCCGACGTGTGGCGAGATGCCGCCGCAGCAGAGGCCGCCATACGCGAGACCGCCGGTACCGCGTAA